tcacaaaaagtttgttccctATGCGCTCGCAAACCGCTGCACTTCTTCGCTTCTCCTTTAGGACGCGGCCTTTTCTCACttggaatagcaactggtgacgATTTCGGTAGTCTGCGTCCTATACTTATGCATTGCTGGCGTTCATCTGTAgttcttgatgtcatcctaTGACTTTGCTGCGTCAcctattgtgacgtcacaccTTTATTGTGGCGTCACAAACGCTCTGCTGTCTTGGCTAAAGCAAAGCAACAAAAGTTGTCATTACGGCAAACCCTCCTCCTTTTCAGGGTTATGGTCATGCAAGGATTTCTAACGGATGttaatattttacaaaaatgATAAATACTGTTTGTGAATTTCATTTTTGTGATTTCCATAAAAACTACATAAATACAATGCAGTCGCTTTTTGAAgctgtattttgtctgtcgcTGTGTGACATTCTGAAAGTATACAAAGTACTTTTGCGGGATGGCGCTTATAAAGTGCAAAGAAATCACTGGGCGCAGTTTTCTTGAAATGCTAACAGCTATGCGTACATGACTCTGACATCTCACTACCAAAGTCTCTTAGCCTGTGCTTTGTACAGACACGTTCACTACACCTGTTCCGTGCACCGACAGCAACATCTTTgaagtgacgacgtccaaTGGGCATGTTGAAATGCTGAGACTTTAGATGTGACTTGGTCATACATACTGAAAACAGGTTTATCTGAGAGTTTGGGGTGTCTCTGCTTAGATAACCAAATTTTACCATGCCTGAAGAGTCTAGATGCTgcaattgtgttaattaacttaattaattggcccCTGGCTAAGAACAGGCTACTGGgctcgtatatatatattgaaaaCTATTGCTTTGAAATCAACGACATTCTCTGGAACTGCTTTGAATGAAGCTCTTTGAAATCTCTCTGAACAGTTATCAGTTAAACTCTGGGAGTACAATGCAAAGCGAATTTTAAGGAGAATTGCATTAGAGTATAATCTTGCGTTTTCTTCTTTACATGACACTATGATGTATTACTAAGTTTTTAGATGTGGGTGTTAAAGATATAATGGTAGCGTGTAGAGTAgcagtcagtcagtcattcACGATAATGGGTGTTGAGTTTCCTGATTGAGTTATTAGCTAAATAGAGTTGTGTTTCACGTACACCTGGCTGTCTACAGACATAACAATCAGTCTTAGCCTAGTCAATTAACTTAAGGACACAACACCCATTTAGAAATTCATAAATGCATATTATTTGATATGCTCTTATCACCAATGCTGTAGGGTTGAGTTCTTCAATAAGAGCGAGTATCAGTATCAACCATTTATGCTACAAAGCTAATTCTTACACCAACCCTCTGTGCTTGCAACGAAGCAGGTCCAtgactactcaaatttgtcattgcagtgcacAGGCCCCTCTCAAGGGACCAAACCCCGCGTAAAGTTTCTCGATGACACAAATGCGacaccttccagttcattcgaacacacgcccacaccagtcccgtgtagagaCTGTACGTGTTCTCACCCTTTCCAATACTTCCAGCGTTCGAAGAGTTCTCGCCGATTGAAGCTGCTCTCCTACTGCTTGCActtctctctaaattctgattgcatttgcaccgaatccaacctacatgtttcctgcaccgaacgctacacgggactggtcgATTTCTACATTAAATGTCCACCTCGGCAATTGTGTACAGCACATATGCTTGCATACACCGTTACCAGCAAAATGGCAGCGTTTGTTACCTCGCAACGAAAGAATGCAGCAATTGCTTAGAACAGAATCTGTCTGTATCCGGATGTAGTCTTAGAAATTGTTCAGTTGTACTTTTAGACAGTATTAGCGATGATATCGTTTCATAACAATCAGATAAAAGAATGCAAgcaagtataaaaacattttgaaaaatgagaaagatgtagggttgtcgtacaaaaaagaatagaaacaagaccatgtagggtgtgctgtgacatctttcataaATTCAttcatacagactgagcaatgcatcatccctacatttcCCCATTTTCTTAACACTGTGTTTTATACCCTAGAAATGGTGCATGTAAGGATAATGTATttattgctcagtctgtatgagtgaattcatgaaagatgtcacagcacccctacatggtcttgtttctatccTTTTCGTACgacaaccctacatctttctgggtttttcaaaatatatttttacaCTTGTCAGAAAAGCAATctcaaatacaaacagcaattacaagtGCTGCATCAAAAGTCTGAATGGCACCATggcaacacatacacaaattaTGAAATAACTGACCTCAGTTGACTGCATCATTCTCACAGGGTTGCTCTCTGCTGTCACACGCACCTATCAGAAACCAATACTGACTACAGTACCCATAATAATGCTATATTCCAAGTCCTACACACTTTCTCGCGTAGCCTTTCTAGCTCCTGTTCTTTCGCTTCTGATTGAAGAAGTGCTTcttttgatgcttcttctTTAGCCTGAACCTTCTTTGAATATTCATATTGCCTATATTCCACTCTATAAAAGCAAATGAAAGATGTGAGATGAACGTTAGCAAGTATCCACCTAATATAACAGAGTAATGCAAGACTAAAGATTTGATCCTTATCCATCCAATTTTATGCAGTTAACACAATAATTTAGATTATTAAccaaatgcacacacatcaacaagaacaagaacaacaacaacaacaacaacaacaaatactgAAATGTGATACAATTTGTCAGTGAAACTATAATCTTTCCAGCCATATTGCAGCACTAAAGTCTATTCGAACAGTTATGGTCTACCCCTAAATCACCATATAGTATTGTCCATTGTATAGCGTTAAAAGCATCAAACAAACGTTAGCCTGCCACCcagataaacaacaacaacaagacagtAAATGCTCCGTTGCCATCATATTAGCGGAAAATACctaataatttcattagatTAGCACAATAAGCTTGCTAGAAAAGATTGTTAACAAGTGCAGTAATAATTGTGAGGGTAACTTGACTTGTCTCTTGTGATCACCTTTCCTTGTCTCTTATGGCCTGTTTAGACATTTCAGCacacaactgcaacaatcTTTCTCGATCCCTTGTTTCAGCCTCTTTCCTCATTTTCTCACCCTGACTGTAATACTCATCCAGTTTCTGCCGCTGAGCTTGCCTCTTCTGTAGTTGCTTCTCCTCCTCAAGTTGCTTTTTCTTTAGTTCTGCTTCATTTTGACGACTTTCAATAGCAGCTTTGATCTCCAGTAATTCCAATTTCTGCTGTCTTAATTCAGACACCTAAAAATATACATAATTAACATGAACTAAATATCAAATTCATAACCACAAATCCAACCTTATCTGACAAATCACGACAAATTTGTTTCTGCATATGTCTAGCCTTTGCAGTTTCATCAGCTTCCTGTTGTCTCCAACATGCTTCCTCAAACACATGACTTACTTTAGTCAAGAGATCATGTCTATCACGTGACCAGGCACTTCTGAGAGCATGCCTTCTTTGAGTATAGTACTGACGTGACAAATACCAGTCTTCATGCTCTACCTGCataaaaacacaacacacatcagTCTCCTATCTACCCCTTTTCATAAAACAATTGATTTCCCACATTTTCATTCAAACGCATTTAAGACAATTTGTAATTATCTTTTATAATATACATGATACAGGCTACGCACCTTAACTCATGTGCAGATTGCCATAAATTGATAATTAAATTGCCATAATTACCGACAAATCAACATCAATTTCAAATTACTGCATCAATATTCAAAATAATGTGCTGCTCAGTTGATTACTGGCAAACTTAATCATGACATCACGCACTGCTGTCAATGGTGTAAAAATGTTAGAAAACAAGATGATCAGCTGTAGTGTAATTTCGGCATTGTTTATCACTAACACCAACTAGATAGAAGTTGCCATACATAATAACTAATGTCCTGTAGTTGAAGCAAACTAAAATGATAAGTAATAGACTAAATGTTAACAGTCTAGCTAATAAGAAGCGATTTCAGAAGCTGCTATTACTCTACCAGCTGATACAGCTGTAATGAAGAAATCCTTGAGCCAATAGTTAAGTAATCAACTTGCTGAAAAGGCATTTGCCAAACTCTAATACCACAGATACCGAACATGAAGAAAATTGACATTCATACggtaatatttaataattttctATAACAAAATAAACATACTTTATCGTACCATATTATAGAAACTGAAGCTGTGTTAAAAGCCTTCCTTCCACAGCTATGTGGTCTCTAAAACCCACGATCACCTTGTCGCAAAGTACCTACTCTAGGTATTACAAATATATACGTCAGTTTGATTCTAAGAATGCTACTTGTAAAACCTATCTATACATAGTGACTGTCATTTCATGTGACCCCAAATTCCCTAACATCTCTACAATAGTCGGTAATCATCAAAGTAACATGATCTATCGCATACTGGACATGAATATTGCCCCTAGCAACTCAACGTTAAGTTCACGTATACCTGTAATTATAGTGAGTCAAGAAAATGATTGCTTTTCTGTTAGCCATTGCAGATGGgtatgtttctgttgctttaTTTCAAACGAGAGCCAACAATTGCAAAATGAATCAGACTGTTTGGTGCAAAACTCTCGTGAATGTTAGTGGTTTAcgattgattgtttgttcattgtctGTGATTGTCATATATGACCAAACACAAATACTGCCTTGAGATTAAATTATTTTGACTGCACTAAAGGCGCGACACATTTCTCAGCATGACAGGACGTAGTCACACATCCACTTGCAGAGTCATGCAGACCAAAAGTGCTTCAGCACCTCTTGAGTATGCTACTCACTAAGTAaggtgacttttacaaagtcctggTTCTTACGGCTTATAAATAACATTATAGCCTGCACTGCCATCAATGCGTGTCAGATATTTCATATATTTTGCATATATTTCAATTTATGAATAACCAGATTATCTGTCCATTGTTACCCGGGCAAACTAACACAAATTCACGTGTATAGCACTATAGTTAGTCCAGAATTAAAGGCAGTTGAGGTTTCTTTGGATACATATGCTTATGAAATTGACACCATTGGAAAGTCCATCACATGCCGGTTCCGCCTATGATATTAGCAAAGCCATCAGCACAGACGTCTACCCGCAATGATATTATTTAGGCTAGACTGACACCATGATACAGGAAGTTAATacgggaaaacatgcacgtatgcaagCAAACAGCTTTGTAGAACTTGTTAGCTAGCGGtcactgtctctgtttgtagTCAATTCCTTGTCCTCTTCACTTTCAATAAAGTACAACTAACCTCAATGTAAGAAAAATGGAGATAGTAGTAGTTGATACATCATTTTGTAAAATGATCATGGAaatattggtcagtaatgccCTATTGACACACTCATAACTGCCTTTAATTCTGAAAGGTACTAAAACTCTCAGATATTGGGTggagacaacacaaaatcccGGATAGCTTGTTCGCCATATACTACAGTATGTGACGAATTCACGCATAGCAGTAGCAGCTATTTTGACATTCTTGTTGGATGGTGTCACTCtgaagatgttgctgccattgcatGGAACGTGTGTAGCAAATGTGGCAGCTACTCAAGTCGTATACACAGTCAAACAAGGTTAGCCGTATTTGTTAAAGACCCGCCACGGACGTGTATAATCTAAAAATCTTGCGTTTATCAATGTCACTGGTAATAAATGACACGCTCAGTGTGTACCATCCGAGGTCAGAAATGggcatttcaaatttgttttttCCAGATGCGCTGTTATAGAGAAATTGAAGCGTAAGAGGATGCAGGTTTGATTAGCAAGAAATCACATCATCCCAAGACAACTCTGGAAGACGACACCTTCACTGTTTACCACTATTGGATCGGCATGTGTGAGAAAAAATTGGTGGAACTGCAACTCGCCGTTTCGAGATATgcttttacacacacacacacacacacatacacacatacacacacacacacacacacacacacacacacacacacacacacacacacacacacacacacaggtatgcatgcatgccacACAATATGACATGcatacacccacccacaccatacacccacccacactcCATGGGATACTCCATCCCTGCTAATTGTTCAGAACGGGATctaattgaacgggatataactctgaatgaaATACTTAATGAGAACTCTGTCCgtggctgctaattcttcaaAACGAagaaaaatgcatgtgaatgagatatacaTGTACTTCATGGTACATTCTCAGAAAgagatactcatgcaacaacaaaatttgatacaacattaaattaattaaaataaaaataactattaatctaatctgcccatGCAGAGAACGGGCTATTCAGCTAGTAATACTATAAAACCCACACAGAACATGCAGCAGACCTATTTCACTACGTTTGGTAGTGATGCTATGTACATACCTAAAGGGCAGCTAACCCTTTTATGCAACAAGTTATTGTGAGTTCTTCTTTTCCTCCCATTAGAAACCTGTAGTCAATCCATAAGCATACAAGTACATACAAGTACATACAAGTAGTCAAACTGTCCTGACACTAAACTGATGTGTGCACACAACTCTAAGGATGATTACCTTCTATATGTTCAACAGTCACTGAGTGTTTAATAGCAAGTACTTCAGTTTAATAAATGACTTTCAGCAAAATTTATTATCCTTGGATGTAAACTATAATTAATgataagaaataaatgtcTGACAAACAAGCATTTACGTCACACACGCCAAATTACCTCTTAAAACAAACCACCAAATTTGCCATCACCCAAATGTTCTAGTGTCATGTACAGTTAACACATGCTATCTGACAAATTCAGAAAAGAGCTTACCAACTGCTGTCTTGCAAGGTGAGGCATTTCTCTATGAAGTCTATCTAGCAAAAGCTTTCGTCGTTGAGGAATATCTGCAGGATATTGTTCAATGATATAACAGAAGTGTAGATGATCAGCATGTGACCAGCCACCATAAGCAGAACTAAACAAAGCAAAAACATCAGGTAAGAAATATTAAGAAATCAACTGATCTGCAAATCAAGTCCATGCCAAATCACATATATGGATCTTCTGCCTGCTGTATACCTGTATGAACTGGGCATAAATCAAGCAAATCTTACAACTTCCATAACATGCATTTATCCAGTACCTAACTGTAGCCTCTTTCAAAACGTCTAAATATAAGCGTTAAAAGGTAGAAAAATGTGTGCCTGCACTGGAAAAGGTCAAACACAGATTTGTTCACTGCTATCAGACATAATttcaatacttaattaaacaaagcatacacacaaaatgCGTGCAATGTTAGCCTAGCTCTAAACCAACCTGAGACAGTGGTGGTACTTTTGCTTCAAATCTTCAAGATGTACAAGGTATTTTCCATCCAGCCGATGAAACTCTTTTATGACGTCAGATCTCAGTGACTCATCTGGACAACTCCATTTCAAAACCTGGTCAGGCACACCAAAAAGATCTTCATTGTCTTCAACATTCCAACTCATATCTTCTGTATCGTCAATTTGACACATCTTCATAGCATCATGCAACTCCGTTTCTAATGCTACTTGCTCTGCTAATAAAAGACTCAACACACTTCCTTGCTGTTCCGTAACCGATGTCAGtacttgttgtatttgtttgccCGTGTTGTTCACGTCATGACCACTCTTACCATCTCTAATCTCTTTCATTCGCGTTTGCAAGTCAAGTCTGAGATCAAATAATGGCTGCACTGTATTTTGCTGAAACTCATCTCTTTCCGAATCTAGCACCTTCGCGAAAGCTCTCGCATTTCTCATGAATTCACTCAAATCTGAATGAGTCTCGACTGCTGCCCGCATGAAATACTCCAACTGTTTCTCTATATTTCTTTTTAGTTCAATCAATCGTTGATTCTCTTTGTACCACACCATACGGTGTCTTTTCATAAGCTGTTCTTCACGCCCTTGTGTCGACACGCAAGCTAAACGTTTCAGCCTTCCTAGCGTTGAGGctgctttctttctcatgttctGTGCCTCTGTTTTCAAAAGCTCATAGTCGACTTCTTTGTAAGTGCCAGCAGATGTAGTCTGCCGGCTCAAGAAACGATTCACAAGTCTATCTGCTGAAAAGACAGAACAGAATTATACTTGTATATGTGCATTTTTTCACGACTACAAACCAGTTGAATTAGCTCTATGATCAAGAACAAATTTCTTCAAATCTCTCCCACTCATTCTAGCGGCCAGTTGTATGGACCTCGAGTGCCTGACCTTGAGTCGCGAGAGCACGTGTGTACAATCTAGAGCTATGTCGCTATATTGTATAGTGCACAGTACATTAAGAATTGCTCTTAGCAGCCTTCATGCAAGACTTTTCTGCGTTGTTTATTTGTCACAAATAAATGTACGGCAATCCTTAAATTtttactcttaattaattaaactgaaaGCCTACTGTTTACATAAAAATAA
This window of the Corticium candelabrum chromosome 17, ooCorCand1.1, whole genome shotgun sequence genome carries:
- the LOC134193003 gene encoding coiled-coil domain-containing protein 148-like is translated as MSGRDLKKFVLDHRANSTADRLVNRFLSRQTTSAGTYKEVDYELLKTEAQNMRKKAASTLGRLKRLACVSTQGREEQLMKRHRMVWYKENQRLIELKRNIEKQLEYFMRAAVETHSDLSEFMRNARAFAKVLDSERDEFQQNTVQPLFDLRLDLQTRMKEIRDGKSGHDVNNTGKQIQQVLTSVTEQQGSVLSLLLAEQVALETELHDAMKMCQIDDTEDMSWNVEDNEDLFGVPDQVLKWSCPDESLRSDVIKEFHRLDGKYLVHLEDLKQKYHHCLSSAYGGWSHADHLHFCYIIEQYPADIPQRRKLLLDRLHREMPHLARQQLVEHEDWYLSRQYYTQRRHALRSAWSRDRHDLLTKVSHVFEEACWRQQEADETAKARHMQKQICRDLSDKVSELRQQKLELLEIKAAIESRQNEAELKKKQLEEEKQLQKRQAQRQKLDEYYSQGEKMRKEAETRDRERLLQLCAEMSKQAIRDKERVEYRQYEYSKKVQAKEEASKEALLQSEAKEQELERLREKVRVTAESNPVRMMQSTEASTAKLSLATRKELDLQQSLFPVNGYTDEQVTSDMRFRVTAALRDANMLQSDYAKYILAQIKPFQPPRRDQESTLFKN